A window of Thermodesulfobacteriota bacterium genomic DNA:
GCAGATCTATTGGCGCTCTCGGCGTCAAAGAACGCTCCGGGGATGCTCTTTGGGTTTACGGGATCTTTCTCGGATACGGAGGACATTATCGCTAAAGGGTAAAAACCCGCCTCGGCGGTGTCGATAAATGCCGGTAGGGTGCTGCCCGGCCCTATTTGGGCACCTTCTCCCAGTCCTTCAGGAACTTCTCTATACCTGCGTCGGTAAGCGGGTGCCTGGAGAGCTGCTCCATCACCTTGAACGGTATGGTGGCGATATGCGCGCCGGTAAGCGCGGCGTCGAGGACGTGGACCGGGTTCCTTATGCTTGCCACGATTACCTCGGTCGGGAGGTCGTAGTTTTCGTATATCTCCATTATCTGGTGGACGAGGTCCATGCCCGTCAGCGATATGTCGTCGAGCCTGCCTATGAACGGGCTCACGTAAGTGGCGCCGGCCTTTGCCGCCAGGAGCCCCTGCACGGGAGAGAACACAAGCGTTACGTTCGTCTTTATCCCCTCGGCCGAGAGCGTCTTTACCGCCTTAAGCCCCTCCATGGTCATGGGTATCTTCACCACTATGTTCTTAGCTATCTTCGATAGCTCGCGGGCCTCCTTTATGAGCCCGTCCGAGTCGTCGCTTACAGCCTCGGCGCTCACCGGGCCGTCCACTATGGAGCATATCTCCTTTACGAGCTCTTTGAAGCCGCGTTTTTCCCTCGATACGAGGCTTGGGTTGGTGGTGACCCCGTCGACCAGTCCGTATTCGTTGGCCTTTTTTATATCCTCCACATTGGCGGTATCGATAAAGAACTTCATGGCGTGTCGCTCCTTTTTAACCCCTCGGTTTTAAAACTAAAATCTTGACTTGCGGATTTCCATATGCAACAATTTGCGATACCGTAAGGGTATCTAATATAGCCCGAAATTATCCGCATTGCAAGTTTTTCCTTGGAGAGATGCCGAAGTGGCGGAACTGGTAGACGCGCTAGATTCAGGATCTAGTGGATGCAAGTCCATGGGGGTTCGAATCCCCCCTTCGGCACCAAAAAAGAGTGCCGGAAGGCTTAGTGGGAAAAAGGGAAAAGTCGCCAACCATACTGGTCATAATCCCGGCCTATAACGAAGAGGCGTGTATCGCCGGGGTGATAGATGCGGTGAGGGAGGCCGCCTCCGGGGCGGACATAATAGTCGTAAACGACGGCTCCGGCGACGGGACGGCCCGTATTGCCGGGGATAAGGGGGTCCCGGTGCTCAGCCACCCCTTTAACATGGGTATCGGGGCGACTATGCAGACCGGCTACAGGTACGCGAAGCTCAAGGGCTACGACGTGGCCGTGCAGGTCGACGCCGACGGGCAGCACCCGGCTGACCAGATAAACGAGCTGGTCGCCCCGGTGGTGAAGGGGGAGGCCGACTGTGTCGTGGGCTCCAGGTTCCTCGGCCAGGGGGACTACAGGCCGTCTGTGGCGAGGGGGGCCGGGATGGTCGTCTTCTCGCGCGTCGTTTCGGCCATAATAGGGGAAAAGGTCACGGATACCACCTCCGGCTTCAGGGCGGTCGGTAAAAGGACCATAGGGTTCTTCAGCCAGAGCTACCCGGACGACTACCCCGAGGTGGAGGCCCTGGTACTGCTCCACAAGAGAGGGCTTGTTATAACCGAAGTCCCCGTTAGCATGGAAAAGAGGGCCGGCGGCAAGTCCTCCATTACCCCGGCCAAGTCGGCTTACTATATGGTGAAGGTACTCCTGGCGATATTCGTCGATCTTTTGAAGAAGTAACGGTCGGGTCCGGACTCTTGGGCGTCGTTCCGGGTCGGGCGGGAGGCCCTTATGCAAGCGGTGCAGATACTCTACATACTGATCGCCCTGACGTTCTTCGGGCTGGTCGTTGACTTCATAAGGCGGGGCCTTCTGAAGGAGAAGTATGCGGTACTGTGGCTCGGCCTGGTAGGGGTGGTAGTGGTCCTTTCTCTCTGGAAGGGGCTCCTCGACCGGACGGCCGAGATACTGGGGGTCGCCTACCCGCCCTCGCTTCTATTCCTTGTCGCTTTTATCTTCGTGCTGTTGATACTCCTCCACTTCTCGGTCGTCATATCGATTATGCACGAAAGGCACAAGGTCCTCGCCCAGGAGATAGCGCTCCTTAAGTCCCTTCTTAAGGAGGCGGGGGTGGCTGCCGGCGGCGACGGACCGGGAGACGGCGCGGCAAACGGATAGGGTCTTTACGGGAGTGTGAGCATGGAAAAAGCCTTTCAAAGCAGGTGGTTCCACCTGGCCTTGGTCTCCACCCTGGCCGTGACGGGAGTGTGATTATGGAAAGAGTCTTTCAAAGCAGGTGGTTCCATCTGGCCCTGGTCTCCACCCTGGCCCTGGCGGTGCTCGCGGTCTACTCGAACACCTTTAACGCGAGCTTCCACTTCGACGACGGCCCCCATATAAGGGATAACTACACCATCCGGGACATGGGCAACGCCATGGAGATCCTCAGGGGACAGCGCGGCGTTACCATGCTGACCTTCGCGCTTAACTACGCGTTCGGCGACCTGGACGTGGCGGGCTATCACGCCGTAAACATCTCCATACACATAATAAACGGCGTAATGGCCTACTTCCTGCTCTTCTGGACGCTCCGGAGGGTCAGCGAGGACGAGCTGTGGTCGAAGAAGATCGCGGCCTATTCGGCGCTCCTTTTCGCGGTCCATCCCGTACAGACCCAGGCCGTGACCTACATAGTGCAGAGGATGGAGAGCCTGGCGAGTCTCTTCTATCTCGCCGCCCTCCTGGTCTTCATAAAGGCGGCGGAGGCGTCCACCACCGTTAAGAG
This region includes:
- the fsa gene encoding fructose-6-phosphate aldolase; this encodes MKFFIDTANVEDIKKANEYGLVDGVTTNPSLVSREKRGFKELVKEICSIVDGPVSAEAVSDDSDGLIKEARELSKIAKNIVVKIPMTMEGLKAVKTLSAEGIKTNVTLVFSPVQGLLAAKAGATYVSPFIGRLDDISLTGMDLVHQIMEIYENYDLPTEVIVASIRNPVHVLDAALTGAHIATIPFKVMEQLSRHPLTDAGIEKFLKDWEKVPK
- a CDS encoding glycosyltransferase family 2 protein; translated protein: MGKREKSPTILVIIPAYNEEACIAGVIDAVREAASGADIIVVNDGSGDGTARIAGDKGVPVLSHPFNMGIGATMQTGYRYAKLKGYDVAVQVDADGQHPADQINELVAPVVKGEADCVVGSRFLGQGDYRPSVARGAGMVVFSRVVSAIIGEKVTDTTSGFRAVGKRTIGFFSQSYPDDYPEVEALVLLHKRGLVITEVPVSMEKRAGGKSSITPAKSAYYMVKVLLAIFVDLLKK
- a CDS encoding DUF2304 domain-containing protein; the encoded protein is MQAVQILYILIALTFFGLVVDFIRRGLLKEKYAVLWLGLVGVVVVLSLWKGLLDRTAEILGVAYPPSLLFLVAFIFVLLILLHFSVVISIMHERHKVLAQEIALLKSLLKEAGVAAGGDGPGDGAANG